GGTCATGCCCTGTATAATTTATGCATCCTTATGGcttaaagaaaagtaaatgtttaaaaaaagcaacaaaagaaagatggtcttaaataaatttctaattcatatattttttcagtctattcagaatgaaaaactaaatatagaatataaattGCCTTATAGACTTGAATCACTCTACTTTAATAGCTGCTTTCTCATAAAATTACACAAAGACTTACTTTTAAAGAATTGAATCATCTTTATTGATttcataaaaaaataatttaaaacttgatTTATATTACATGGACACAATATATTATCTCAACCCCTTCACTGATTTCATAAGATCTAAATTTGTTTGCAATCATTCTAACGTAGTCCATACCCATGAATATAGTGCCAAGAAGCCCATGATGTGTCAGCCCACATTAGAAATGAGCACTTCTTGGATTTTACAGGTTTGCATCCAAGTTCCACTAAAAATGTTGTACTGATGTACATATCATACCTCAAGGGGTTAAACTAACATCAAGGTTATAGTTGAAGCCAACAAAATGTAGATACAGTATTTTAACTGTTCTTGTACTCAACTCAAAACTTATACCTAACTACATTATCATAAAATGTACAACTAGAACTAATGAGAGACAGGTGCAAAATtgtatacactatataatgtagGCACAATGACTTTAGTTAAGGAAAATATATTAGCCTTAACCAAGAATTTGTTACTTTCATTTACAATTTGAACCTCCAAATAACCACATacgttaaattaattttttaaaaaagttgaacATTTATACCTTTTAGCAGAAGAGTATGAGATAGCCAATATGCTACAGCAAGCTTTTGAGATGGTGGCAGGTACTCTTGCCATTGAGAATTCTGAAGAAACCTTGAAACATCTTCAAAACATCACCACACTGAATAAAAGTATCATTCAAATGACCTATTATCCCCAGATCATGAATGGAACTTTCTGATTCCTCCTATAAGTGTCTATTTAAGATCCTTCAAGCCATACTTTATTGACAGACTAAACTAAAACACTTTCTTTGAAGCCTTTGCATCTTTATCCTGTCAGTATACATTAGGAGCCCTTTAATCCATGGATGTGTGCATGCATGGTAATGGCATATCAAAAGTCCTTATGAAATTGTAGATGAAAAAAGCTGTTGGGCACAcatcttgtcttttctttcaagATCAGAAAGCAATTAtttgtttgaattattttatattcatataaagtTTTCACAGatgtcataaaaattaaaattacacacTAAAGTTTTAAGAGCACCAGCACATACACATGGAGACggtttttgctatttaaaaaagaTTTCCAAATTatctatatgtatgaatatatacccacatatatatatatatatacacacactcagacacacacacacatacacacacacccaagaaagccaagcttcttttttttgtcttgcaaCAAACACATAAAGCCCTGAAATTAGTGATTAATAAAGGAACAGCTACTGCAACTATAAACATAGTATCATTTTGGAAGCTGCAACAGAAAAAATATGCCACTTGCAATCATGAGGAATGGCTATGTTTACCTTCTTGGTTATCTTACTGATTCATAAGGTAATTATAAGAGATAggacacacactctcacacacgcacacacacacactatatatatatatacacacacacatacatatatgtatatatatacacacacatatatatacacacgcatatatatacacacacacatatatatatgtatatctatatatatctatatatctatatatatatatgcaggcaGGCCAAGAAGACAATGTGTTTCTGAATATCACTTTGTTAATCGGGAGCTCCTACAAAAGTTCCGACATCACCCATTATCAGTTACTTTATTCCTTTAACAAATTTTGACTTAGATCTTAGCAAAAGCAAACACAGGGGCATATCATTTGTAGTTGCAGACTGTGAACTCATCTGAAACCAATGCAAGCATTTTTACAGTGTGGCTTTCATAGCCAAGATTACCATGATGTTTACAGTTCTACTAGATTATCTGATAGTAGTCTGAATGATGAAAGAACAGGATACTGATGCATACAAGATATAACTATTAaccttattcattattttttaaatacttgtaGCGAAAACTATTTGAATTAAGCTCATAGAATCCTGAAAAGCAAGACAACCGATGGCAAATAACAACTGCCCCAGACACAATACTAGAAAACTAAGGAACTTATTTTTGAATGCACGATTGGTAACAAATCTGAAGATAATACGCTAAattcacaagaatagcacagaattgacttttcttttgtatttttttcttttctgtttgtttttaaatttttttgtttttaagttacaCCTGATCACAAAGTCCAGAATATTTCTGTTCACACCAGCTTGTTTCAGTTTAGTATATTTCTTTCTGTCTACATTTATACTTACTGATAAATTCACTGTGATCAGGAAAACAAGTCAggcatattaaatacatattaaggAGTACATATTTTCCTATTTAGTATACAAAGTACTTCATAAATATGAATTATGTTACAAAAATAGCTTTGGGTGCGCTCACACAGTAAGCACTCTGCTTATTTTGGACAACCTTGAAGGATTGTGGGTGTTTCACATAACTGAGAACAAACTCTAGTGTTAGTTTAATTTGAGCCATGTTTAATTCTGATAAACGTCACATATTTCTTCAGATCATCACAAATGCTATCTAACTCacgttgattttttcttttagatttttatgTATAGACAGGTAATGCTTAAAgtgttcaaatttattttatagttatgtAATGTATGTTATATTTTAAACAAGTATTTGCACAAATTAACATTATAAATCCAGCGGTTTCAAGATGCAGGCCATAAAGGTTACCAATTTACAAATACTATCGAGTGTTCTCTctttgcatgctttttttttttttttttttttttttttttacttttcagataATCTTTACACGGAGTTGTTACAATGCCACAAATCAAAAGGATTATTCCAGTTCCACCAACTTAATCTACGTGCAAGATAAAGGACCCAGCTGGTACAGGTGTACCAGTTTTCTTGAGTTTGCTTTACAAAGCACAAAGAGATGAAGGTTTTGCATTGGGGTACAAAACAGATTTGCCTCTTGAGGTTAAATTCAGTATTATGTGTATAAAGCATCCCTTTGGCAATAGAGTTTGCAGTATCCCCACAGGACTCCACAGTATAGGTTTTATGTAGTAAAATCTATTAAACAAATTCTCTTCTACTTGACACATCTTTGCAGCTACAGTTAATGAGACACCCTTGGAAACACCTGCCTCCATGCCTATTGATAATATAGTATTTGGAAGTTAGAAGTCAACAAAAGGCACTTTCATCATTAAATAAATGTCCTCTGTATGAAGTAAGATTACATGACCTAGATCTTGTTCAAAGCTGTTTGCTCCTCAAGGACCTGTAGGTAGTCAGGGGAACTCTGCAGTTTCGCCTTCAGTTCAAAATACTCACTCTTCCTTTGTTCCACAACAATTTTACTGTGGTTGCCACCTATCAGtgacttcttattttttttgtctgGTTGTTTTTCTGGATAGCGGATCTCAAAGCCACTGACACCTATGCTATTATACTCCTTTTTGCTTTCAAGAAAATTCTGAATGAACACATTGGAATCCCTGCTAGGGAATAATTCATCCAGCTCATCAATTGTGCTCAGTCTCTTCCTGGTATCTACATGTAATAAATCTTTCTCCTTGTCGGCCACATTTCTCATAACAACTTTCTGTCCTGGAGGATCTGAAAACATGAACCCAGTTTCTGACTCTTTCAAGCCACAAGTGTGGCTCTTGCTCATCTGTTCTATAGTTTGTGGAATGAAAGCTTCTGTGCTCAGTCCATCTTTTTTATTGGTTTTGTGGTCATGCTTCCTTAGCTGCAGCTGCATGGAGCCACAGTCAGGATTCCCCAGGCCTTCGTGCTTCACTGTGGGTTTCTTGTTGCGTCGCAGGACAAAAACAAGAAGGCAAAAAGCAACAAACACCGTTAAAATGAGGACCACTAAGATACTTAAGATTAAAATAGACAGAGGCACTGGCCCACCAGGAGGACTTCGAATGGGACCCAAAGGAGTGGTGAATGTAATGGCAGGTGCAGGGCTTGTGAATGGTGCAGACGGCTTATTTAAAAGTTTGGGACATAAGATTTCATTTTTGAGGGACTTCAGTTCAATGTTGGCAAACTGAACAGGCGTCTCACATTTCAGTTCTTTCACAACAATCCCGTCGCTCAGCTTCTCCACCCACAGCTTTAATGCCACCAAGTCACAAGTACAGTCCCATGGGTTGCCCTCCAAGTCAATCTGTGTAAGAGATTGCAACTGATCAAGGACCCCACTGACAGGCAGGTACATGAATTTGTTGTTCCTCAGGTTCAGTCTAGCTAAGGGTGCTCCGGAAAAGATGTAAACAGGCAGGCTTTTTAGGAGATTATTGTTTAAGTACAGTAACTGCAAATTTGGCATGGAGTCAAAGGTGCCTGCTGAGATTTCCTTAATCAAATTGTATTCCAAATACAGATACTGCAGGTTATGAAGACCTGAAAATATTTCAGGATAGAGTCTTTCAATTTGATTGCCATTGAGATATAGCCTGCGTAAATTAGTGAGATTGTGAAATACGTCTCCCTTAATCACTGTAATTTGATTGCTGCCTAAATGAAGCAAATCCAGCCCTTCAAAGTCAGTGAAGTCTGATACGTCCACATCCTTGATGCTATTGCCATTGACGTGCAGCTTCTTCGCATTTAAAGGTTTCGGTATCAGTTCAGACATAGACTGTATATTTTTCTCTTGGCAGTTCACACTTAGTCCCAAATCTGATGGGTGTGTTTTGCAGAAGCAAGGTGCCGGGCAAGGTGTTAGAGGAGGCACCCTTGTTTGGTAAGACACAATCTGACTGAGATTGCGGTTGGAGAGGGCTTTGCCTGCAACGATTCCAGAGATCTTGGAAGGATTTGTTGTTTTTGGTGGTTTAGTTACTAATCTGTGTAAAGATGTTTGGGTGGTGTGACCATTGGGAGTGGTGTAGCCATTTTCCAGCTGAGATGGAGGCAGGATGCGCACATCAAAATCACTGCCGGTGCCCATGGGACATAGTTCttgtttgttggtttcttttaaaAGCCTTCCATATAAGTCACTgggagtttcacagatagcttctccTATGTAAATGTTATATGGCATGTTCTCCAGCCAAGCTTTTAAGGGCAATAAATCACAGCTACAGTTCCAAGGGTTATCTTCCAGTTGCAATTCAACGACACGGCCAATGTGTTCCAGAACCCCGATATAAGGGAGCTTCTGGATTCTGTTCCCTCGTATATCCAGATGGGTCAAAGATGCAAATCGGAAAATATTATCAGGAAGGAATGAAATCAGATTGTCATTAAGAATGAGAACTTTCAGTTTGTGGAGCTTATTGAAGGCTCCTCGTTCAATATACTTGATTAAATTGTAGTCAGCCTGGAGATACTCCAAGTTC
The Gorilla gorilla gorilla isolate KB3781 chromosome X, NHGRI_mGorGor1-v2.1_pri, whole genome shotgun sequence genome window above contains:
- the SLITRK4 gene encoding SLIT and NTRK-like protein 4 isoform X2; its protein translation is MFLWLFLILSALISSTNADSDISVEICNVCSCVSVENVLYVNCEKVSVYRPNQLKPPWSNFYHLNFQNNFLNILYPNTFLNFSHAVSLHLGNNKLQNIEGGAFLGLSALKQLHLNNNELKILRADTFLGIENLEYLQADYNLIKYIERGAFNKLHKLKVLILNDNLISFLPDNIFRFASLTHLDIRGNRIQKLPYIGVLEHIGRVVELQLEDNPWNCSCDLLPLKAWLENMPYNIYIGEAICETPSDLYGRLLKETNKQELCPMGTGSDFDVRILPPSQLENGYTTPNGHTTQTSLHRLVTKPPKTTNPSKISGIVAGKALSNRNLSQIVSYQTRVPPLTPCPAPCFCKTHPSDLGLSVNCQEKNIQSMSELIPKPLNAKKLHVNGNSIKDVDVSDFTDFEGLDLLHLGSNQITVIKGDVFHNLTNLRRLYLNGNQIERLYPEIFSGLHNLQYLYLEYNLIKEISAGTFDSMPNLQLLYLNNNLLKSLPVYIFSGAPLARLNLRNNKFMYLPVSGVLDQLQSLTQIDLEGNPWDCTCDLVALKLWVEKLSDGIVVKELKCETPVQFANIELKSLKNEILCPKLLNKPSAPFTSPAPAITFTTPLGPIRSPPGGPVPLSILILSILVVLILTVFVAFCLLVFVLRRNKKPTVKHEGLGNPDCGSMQLQLRKHDHKTNKKDGLSTEAFIPQTIEQMSKSHTCGLKESETGFMFSDPPGQKVVMRNVADKEKDLLHVDTRKRLSTIDELDELFPSRDSNVFIQNFLESKKEYNSIGVSGFEIRYPEKQPDKKNKKSLIGGNHSKIVVEQRKSEYFELKAKLQSSPDYLQVLEEQTALNKI
- the SLITRK4 gene encoding SLIT and NTRK-like protein 4 isoform X1, producing MPLRTGKDPGVLGIAALPPYPKRLGRRGKLYGSRVAPAVGPLGWVGLYFCTPLAATFRRRGSEARDSGPRVGRRLLALGKTRNTRGRADYFSLFRSIQLFADCKKMFLWLFLILSALISSTNADSDISVEICNVCSCVSVENVLYVNCEKVSVYRPNQLKPPWSNFYHLNFQNNFLNILYPNTFLNFSHAVSLHLGNNKLQNIEGGAFLGLSALKQLHLNNNELKILRADTFLGIENLEYLQADYNLIKYIERGAFNKLHKLKVLILNDNLISFLPDNIFRFASLTHLDIRGNRIQKLPYIGVLEHIGRVVELQLEDNPWNCSCDLLPLKAWLENMPYNIYIGEAICETPSDLYGRLLKETNKQELCPMGTGSDFDVRILPPSQLENGYTTPNGHTTQTSLHRLVTKPPKTTNPSKISGIVAGKALSNRNLSQIVSYQTRVPPLTPCPAPCFCKTHPSDLGLSVNCQEKNIQSMSELIPKPLNAKKLHVNGNSIKDVDVSDFTDFEGLDLLHLGSNQITVIKGDVFHNLTNLRRLYLNGNQIERLYPEIFSGLHNLQYLYLEYNLIKEISAGTFDSMPNLQLLYLNNNLLKSLPVYIFSGAPLARLNLRNNKFMYLPVSGVLDQLQSLTQIDLEGNPWDCTCDLVALKLWVEKLSDGIVVKELKCETPVQFANIELKSLKNEILCPKLLNKPSAPFTSPAPAITFTTPLGPIRSPPGGPVPLSILILSILVVLILTVFVAFCLLVFVLRRNKKPTVKHEGLGNPDCGSMQLQLRKHDHKTNKKDGLSTEAFIPQTIEQMSKSHTCGLKESETGFMFSDPPGQKVVMRNVADKEKDLLHVDTRKRLSTIDELDELFPSRDSNVFIQNFLESKKEYNSIGVSGFEIRYPEKQPDKKNKKSLIGGNHSKIVVEQRKSEYFELKAKLQSSPDYLQVLEEQTALNKI